The sequence CAGGCCGACCAAGACACCCGCTTTATCGAGCGAGTAGATTGCTTGGTAGTGGCCTTGCTGGTTAGTCCGGCCTTCGCTGCCACGGCCACCGCCGGCAGGCACAAAATCTATGCACAAATTTGGCTGCGGACGTCCGTGGAAGGTCACTCGTCCACTAACTGTGCCTAGCTCTATCTTGGAAGAGCTTCCTAACGAAGCGTAAAAGGCGCCGCCTAAAAAGGTGGCCACCACGATGAAGCAAGCACCAGCGGCAAAGTGAAGTAAGTCAAATCGCAACATGGCAAATTGCAGGCGACCTTAGTTGAATTCGTATTCTAACGGATGGCATAATCTGCAGCGAGTGCGCCTTGGTGCTTAGTCGTAGGTTGGCGATTCTTATTTAGATTTTTCCGCTTCGCTTTCGGCGAGATCATAATCGAATGTGTTAGAACCTGGTTTAATTTCCACTTCCTTTGAAACCAACTGCATTCCAGGGGAGACGATGTCACCGTTTTTGGTTTTGGGAGCCGTGGAGACGGTCAAGCGCTGCTTCCCGACGAGAGCACCCATTAGGTCCCGGGTATAAACCATTTGATATTCGCCGTTTTCATTAGTGAGCCCCTCGGATCCCCGGCCACCTTCCAATGGAGTAAGAAATATGGAAACTTTGGGTTGGGGTTTTCCGTTTTTTGTAATTCGCCCTGTCACACTACCTAATTGCACTCCCGAAGAGTTGCACCCAGCTGACGAAATTAGGATGATGGCCAACAAAACACTAGCGAGGCTTCGAAAAGATAGCGAAAAGAAAAGCATGCACTGTTTACTAATGAAATATACAGCAATGGTGAGCTAACAAAACCCTACGGAGACCACCAACAAAATTGTGCAAAACAAGACGGGTGGTTTAAGACACTCAGGCTGTCAATAATCTTTGGCTTTCAATAATCTTTAACAGTATAGGTCGTTCCGCTACTTAAATTCGTCATTGTGTTGCCGTCGTTAATTCCTCCCAGTAATTCCCACGTGGCCGCATCGATATTTTCACTGATGAATCGTACCGACCCGTCTACCATACCCATGTTTGCTCCGCCGGGATGCTTGCTACCGATGCAGTATTCATTATCTTTGCTTGTGCCGGCTAGACTATATCCGTTAAGCAGGAAAGAACCAGAACTGGCATTTATCGAGTTGCCGATGGTTGAGGGGGCGACGCAGTTGGCTAAAGCTTCGTCTGGATATTGGGCCTGCATGGGCCCAACCCACACGGCTGCCATACGGCCGCGGAATCCAAGTGGGCGAGTGTAAGTGCTGATGTAATCGCCATCGCGCTCGCCGATGGCAAAAGTTTTGCTTGTGCCATCCGTGACATCTTTGATTTTCGTTTTGCTATTGAAATATAAAAGGCCTTTCTTTTCCGTCTTTTCAGGGGGATTTGTTGTATTAAACGACGAGCTGATGGGCCCGTACCACCAAAACTGATCGCCCGAAGTGGGGCGCTTTGCACCCCTTGTTCCTGCAATTCCCACGTAATTCGATTTACCTGACACATCTTTTCCATAGATGTTTGTGGGAGTGGTCGTACTGCCATCCTGGCCAGCCGGCTGATTGAACAGTACGTTGATATTTCCTAAGGGATCGCTGGGGCAGAGGAACTCGGTGGGGGTAAACAGCGGCGCGCTGGCATATTGCCCGGTAGCGGCAGCATCTCTGCGGTATAAATCCAAAGGAGTGCTGGGATTGGCGGTTGAATCAAATACTTTCGCCCAATCGTAATCCATCCGCTTGGCATCTTGCTCATCGGTCGCGGGAGGAGTGGCGTTCTTGAAGACGTCGG comes from Pirellulales bacterium and encodes:
- a CDS encoding carboxypeptidase-like regulatory domain-containing protein; its protein translation is MLFFSLSFRSLASVLLAIILISSAGCNSSGVQLGSVTGRITKNGKPQPKVSIFLTPLEGGRGSEGLTNENGEYQMVYTRDLMGALVGKQRLTVSTAPKTKNGDIVSPGMQLVSKEVEIKPGSNTFDYDLAESEAEKSK
- a CDS encoding DUF1559 domain-containing protein, translated to MAASVAALRRKQDLDSQCAQAKLFTPGFGRSGFTLVELLVVIAIIGILIAVLLPAVQSAREAARQSQCSNNVRQLGLALQNYNSANNSFPPGIKFTPRSNTDYLGNSFTNAAPYGRASTESCFGWGAFILPFLEEKTPADVFKNATPPATDEQDAKRMDYDWAKVFDSTANPSTPLDLYRRDAAATGQYASAPLFTPTEFLCPSDPLGNINVLFNQPAGQDGSTTTPTNIYGKDVSGKSNYVGIAGTRGAKRPTSGDQFWWYGPISSSFNTTNPPEKTEKKGLLYFNSKTKIKDVTDGTSKTFAIGERDGDYISTYTRPLGFRGRMAAVWVGPMQAQYPDEALANCVAPSTIGNSINASSGSFLLNGYSLAGTSKDNEYCIGSKHPGGANMGMVDGSVRFISENIDAATWELLGGINDGNTMTNLSSGTTYTVKDY